In the genome of Paenibacillus sp. GP183, the window TAACCAATGGGCAGGGATGTACAACAATTTCATCAATTCGCCCGAGTTTCAAAACATGGTCAGCTGGGTGAACGATTTCTATGATAAAAATCCTCAATATCAGGATACCATTAACAAAAATTTAACCTCAACTGCAAACACCTTGGCAGGGTTCAGCAAAGACTCCATCAGTTACATATTGAATACAATCGTCAAGCTGCTTACTTCACTCCCCAACATAGCTACCTTGGCCATCATTACATTATTGGCTACCTTTTTCATCAGTAAGGACTGGTATAAAATTATTACTCGGTATTCGGGGATTTTCTCTGAAACGATCCTGAAAGTCAGCAAGCTGATTCGTTCGGATTTGCAGAAAGCTCTTTTCGGTTATCTTCGTGCACAGCTGATTCTGGTATCACTGACCGCGCTTGTCGTTATTATCGGGCTGCTGATTCTTCGCGTTGATTATGCGATCACGATCGGACTGTTAACCGGACTTGCGGATTTGATGCCCTACCTCGGTACCGGAGCGGTCATGGTCCCTTGGATCCTGTATGTTTTCTTCGCGCAGGGAAATATATACCTGGGTATCGGGCTCAGTATCCTTTATGGGGTGATTCTCGTGCTGCGGCAGATTGTGGAGCCGAAAGTTCTTGCATCCAGCGTCGGTCTCGATCCGCTTGCAACGTTGATCGCCTTATTCGTAGGTCTCAAATTATTTGGGCTCGTGGGATTAATCATCGGTCCGGTGACGCTTGTTATTTTATCGGCCTTTTATCGTGCGCGAATCTTTCATGATATCGCACTTTATGTGCATAAAGGATCTATATCCGAGAAGTAGCGGATAAAAACAAAAAGAGTGAAGCCGAAATCATTTCCGGTTTCACTCTTTTTTTGTTGTTTGAATTTGTTTTATAAATCCTTTTATAAAACTTTGGCGCGTCCTGAGTAGATCACACCAACTTCCGGATAGATGGAAACTTCCATGCCGTCTTCGATCAAATCCAATGCGTGGTTGACACCCACAATGACGGGGATGCCGAGACTTAATGCGACAACCGCAGCATGGGAGGTAATGCCGCCCACTTCGGTAATTAGGGCGCCAGCCCGTTGAACGGCCGGCATGTATTCTTTATCTGTTGACACCGTTACAAGAATAGCGCCGTCTGTCATTTTGCTGACCGCTTCTTCCGGTGTGCGAGCCGTTACGACTTTACCGGTCGCATTTTGCATGCCAATCCCGGTTCCTTTGGCAATCATCTCGCCGACATGATGCACTTTGATCAAGTTCGTTGTTCCAGAGCGACCAACGGGAACACCCGCTGTGATAATAACGATGTCACCGAGACTGACAAGTCCGGATTTGATGCTGCTGTCGACAGCAAGGTCAAACAACTGATCCGTCGTTTTACAGGTTTCACCTTTGACCGGCATCACTCCCCAAACGAGACATAATCGGCGAATGACTTGATCATTCGGAGTAACCGCTACGATCGGTGACTTAGGACGGTACTTGGATACCATTCTCGCGGTATAGCCGCTTTCGGTAGCCGTCAGGATCGCTTTTGCTCCCAGCTCCAAAGCGGAGTTCGCCACTGCCTGGCTGATCGCTTCGGTAACTGTAGTCTGCTGAGCTTGAGCGGTCCGTATGAAGATCTCACGATATTCCAAGGCGTCTTCTGCTCGAATTGCAATACGCGCCATTGTAAGTACGGATTCAACGGGATACTTTCCTGCTGCCGTTTCGCCGGACAGCATGACCGCATCGGTTCCGTCAAACACCGCGTTCGCAACGTCACTAGCTTCCGCACGAGTCGGGCGAGGGTTGCGCTGCATCGAGTCGAGCATCATGGTTGCGGTAATAACAGGTTTTCCAACCATGTTACATTTTTTGATCATTTGTTTTTGCACGATCGGCACTTCTTCAGCAGGAATTTCCACACCAAGATCGCCGCGCGCTACCATCAGACCATCGGAAACCTCCAGAATTTCATCGAGGTTTTCGACGCCTTCCTGGTTTTCGATTTTACTGATGATCTGGATATGTGGAGCTCCATAACGCTCCAAAAGCTCTCTAATTTCCATAACATCGCTGGCTTTGCGAACGAATGAAGCTGCGATGAAGTCCACATCCTGCTGTATGCCGAAAATAATATCATTGGTGTCTTTTTCCGTAATGCCGGGAAGCTTGATTTTGACGCCTGGAACATTTACGCCTTTTTTACTTTTCAGCTGACCGCCATTCACAATACGGCAATCGATCTCCGTACCGCGAACATTTACAACAAGCAATCCGATCAAGCCGTCATCTACAAGAATCGTAGACCCGACATGGACGTCACGCGGCAAATCTTTATAAGTGACCGAAACACGCTCGGCATCACCAAGAATTTCCTCCGTAGTCAGGATAATATGATTATCCTGAATCAGCTCAATCGGCTCCTCTTTGAGCTTGCCTGTCCGGATTTCAGGGCCTTTGGTATCGAGCAGAATCGCTACCGTCTTGCCCGTTTCCTTGCTGGCCTCTCGAATGTTATGGATACGGGCTCCATGCTCTTCAAAGTCGCCATGGGAAAAATTCAAACGGGCGACGTTCATCCCCGCTTCCATTAGCCTTTTTAAATTTTCCAGTGATTCACTTGCCGGTCCGATCGTGCAGACAATCTTTGTTTTACGCATGATTTCCCTCCTGAATGAATGTAAACCGACCTATTTCTCTAAATTTTCGATATCGGTCTTCGACTAACTCCTCTTCCGACAAACTGAGCAAAGGCTCCAAATGCTGCCATATTTCGGCTTTAATCGACTCTGCCTGAACAGCCAAATCCCGATGAGCTCCGCCTTTCGGCTCGGGAATGACGCTGTCTACAACGCCAAGCTCAAGGATTTGATCTGCGGTTATTCGCATAGCTTCAGCCGCATGTATAGATTTGGAAGCATCTTTATATAAGATGGAAGCCGCCCCTTCGGGAGTAATCACCGAATAAATGGCGTTTTCCAACATTAATACTTTATTTCCTACTCCGAGTGCAAGCGCACCTCCACTGCCGCCTTCGCCGATGACAATACAAATAATCGGCACTCGAAATGTAGCCATCTCCAGCAGGTTGCGAGCAATCGCTTCGGCTTGTCCGCGCTCTTCGGCTGCTTTTCCGGGAAAAGCGCCTTTGGTATCAATGAAGGTGATGATCGGACGGCGAAATTTATCCGCTTGCCTCATCAACCGCAATGCTTTCCGAAAGCCTTCGGGATGAGGCATACTGAAATTACGGGCAATATTATCTTTGGTGTCCTTGCCCTTTTGATGCCCAACCACAGTAACCGGAATACCGTTCAACTTGGCAAGACCGCCTACCATAGCGAGGTCATCCCCGTATAGACGGTCGCCGTGAAGCTCTACAAAGTCAGTAAAAATAGTTTGAATATAATCCATGGTCGTCGGCCTGTGCGGATGACGGGCAAGCTGCATTTTCTGCGCTGTAGTCATATCGGTATACAGCTCATCTTCAAGCTGCGCATACCTATCTTCCAAACGCCGAATTTCCTCTGAAAAATCAATCTGCTTCTCCGCTCCAAATCTGCGAAGCTCCTCAATCTTGCTGCGCATTTCCGCTAGAGGCTGTTCGAACGGCATCTCACCCGCCATGCTTGACTTCCTCCTTCACGACATGCATGTCCAAAAGCTTGATCAAAGTGGGACGCATATCCTTGCGGCTAACGACTTTATCCAGCTGGCCGTGCTGTAGATTGAACTCTGCTGTCTGAAAATTATCCGGCAGCTTTTGGCCTATCGTCTGTTCAATGACGCGTCGGCCGGTAAAACCGAATGAAGTGGCAGGTTCGGAAATGATAATATCGCCTAGCATGGCAAAACTCGCGGAAACTCCGCCAAAGGTAGGATCGGTAATGACCGAGATAAAGAGTCCGCCATCCTTATTCAATTTAGCTACTGCGGCACTCGTCTTGGCCATTTGCATCAAGCTGAGAATACTCTCCTGCATCCTGGCACCGCCGGATGTCGAAAAAATGAGAATCGGCAAACGCTTTTGCCTGGCAGCTTCAATGGCTCTTGTGATTTTCTCGCCGACCACTGAACCCAGAGAGCCGCCCATAAAGTCAAAGCTCATCACAGCCACTACAACCGGGTAGCCGCCGACCGTTCCTTCTCCGGTCATGATCGCATCCTGAAGACCGGTGGAGTCCTTGGCCTTCACAAGTTTATCCGGATAATCCGGAAAACGTAAGGGATCCTCTGAAATCATATCCTCATCATACTCTTCGATCAAACCTTCATCCAACGTCATTTGGATGCGCTCAACGGCGCTTAATTTATAATGATAGCTGCAAGCCGTGCATACCTTAAGGTTTTTTTCCAGTTCCTTGCTAGTCTGAATGGTACCACACTTGGGGCATTTGTTCATCAAGCCTTCAGGAATTTCCCGTTTGGTTTTCTCGGAAGGGATTGTGGCATACTTCCGTTTTTGAAATAGGTCCTTTAACACAGTTTCACCTCATACCGCTCATTTATCTATGTAAAATAGAGTTAAGCACTTCCTGAACTTCCTCCAGCTCCCCTTCGGGAACGAGGATTTCAAACTGATTTTTAGACAAGTTGATGCCCCTGATTTGCACCAGGAAGCCTTCTTCCGAGAGCTTTAATTTGATGCGCTCTGCGATTTTTGCAGTTGGAGCAATGTAAATCACTGTCCACATGAAAAAAAAACCTCCTGGAAGTTTTCACTGCATTTACGTATGCATAATGCAATAATAATAGCATAAGAACTCTTTTTACCGCAACAAAGCAGTTCGGTCAAAAGTGACGGTTCTTGATGATTCAGGGTTTATTGGACAGCAAATAAGCCAGAATCCTATGGATTCTGACTCTATGAGCTGAGCATTTATTTCACCCGGACGGATTCCTTGCCCATAATCGTCTCGACCAGCCTGAACAAATCCGGTGAAGGCTTCACGTGGTATTGATCGCTCAGGGCCAGAAGCCGCTGGTCGCGTTCGTAGAACAGCACCACGCCCAAAGGGCCTGTATGCAGCTTCAGCAGCGTCTTAAGCTGCTGAAGCTTGTGCGGCTGCTCGAAGTCAGCCGCTATCTTGACGTATACCCGCTGCTCCTTGGGAGCAGCAGCGGCGGTGCCGCTTTGGCCCGCCGCCTGCGGCCGGGCAGGGCTAGTTCGCGCAGGCGGTGCCGCTGCGCGTGAAGGCTCGCGGCCCGGCGCCGCCGGGGCCGCTGCAGGCCGTACGGCAGCGCTGCGCGTGCCGGCGCCTGTCGCGGTGGCAGCCACGGTGCGTGGCTGCCGGCGAAGCCGCTGGATGCCCACAGGGTCGTCCAGCGCGGTTAGCTGCTCCGCGAGCAGCTTCGGCGGTTCCTCGTCCTGCAGCTGCAGCTTTGCGCGAACGAGGAGGAGCCGCCCTTTCTGCACGAGCGGAGCGTGCTCTTTCCACGTCTCGGGGAATAACACCACCTCGACCTTTTCAATGCGATCCTCCAGCTCCATAAACGCCATCGGCTGCCCCTTCTTGGTGACGATGGTCTTGCTGGAGAGGACCATACCGGCCACGATCACCTCACTGTGATCGGGCAGCTCCGCAAGCTCATGGAGCTTCTCGGCATCGAGCTCCTCCAACAGATCGCCATACGCATCGAGTGGATGGCCGGAGACGTACAGACCAAGCAGCTCCCGCTCCAGCTCGAGCTGCTTGGTCTGCGACATAGGCGCTATGTCTGGGATATCCACCTTCCAATTCGGCTCTTCGACGAAGCCGAAGAGATGTAGCTGGAGATCATCCCGTTCTTTGCGCCATTTCGTCGCCGACGCGATCGTCTCCTCCAGCATGGCGAGCAGCTGTGCGCGATGCCCGGACAATGTGTCGAAGGCGCCGCCCTGGATTAAAGACTCCATCACGCGCTTGTTGCATACGCGAAGATCAACACGCCTGCAGAAATCAAGCAGGCTCACAAAAGGTCCGTTTTTCCGCTCGCTAAGGATCGCCTCAATCGCTTGAGTGCCTACATTCTTGATCGCGGCCAGCCCAAAGCGTATCGCTTCGCTTCCGCCGGTTTCCGCCGAAATAACCGGAGTAAAAACAACACCGCTTCCGTTGACATCCGGGGGCAGAGTCTCAAGCTTCATCCGTCTGCATTCATCGATATATTCAGCCACTTTACGATGGTTCCCCATCACAGCTGTAAGCATCGACGCCATAAAATACTTCGGATAATGAGCCTTTAAGTAAGCGGTTTGAAAAGCCAGCACACCATAAGCTGTCGCATGGGCGCGGGGAAATCCATAGTCAGCAAAACGCACAATCATATCATAAACAAGATTAGCCTCATCTACCTGGTAACCCTGACCTAAGCTTCCAGAGACAAAATGCTCTCGCTCTTGATCCAGCACCTCACGCTTTTTCTTGGAAACAGCTCTGCGAAGCAGATCCGCTTCGCCCAAGCTAAAACCAGCCATCAACGAAGCAATTTGCATGATTTGTTCCTGATATACTATAATCCCATAGGTATCTCGAAGGATCGGCTCCAAATCCGGATGAGGATAATCAATTTGTATTTTCCCATGCTTCCCTTGAATGTATTTGGGAATAAATTCCATTGGTCCTGGCCGATAAAGCGCAAGTACCGAGATGATATCCTCGAATTCGGAAGGCTTCAGATCCTTCAAAACCCGCTTGACTCCTTTGCCCTCCAACTGAAAAATTCCAGCCGCCTCGCCTTTTCCGAGCAGTTCATAGGTGAGGGGGTCATCATTCATATCCAGCAAAGAAAAGTCGACAGCTACCCCCTCAAGCTCTTTGATCCAGGCCAATGTTCGTTCAATAATGGAGAGCGTGCGCAGTCCGAGAAAATCCATCTTGAGGAGGCCTATGGCTTCCAGATGCTCCATCGTATATTGAGTCAAAGCCGTTTGTTCCGTGCCAGCCTGCAAAGGCACATAATCGGTTAACGGTTCTCTGGAAATAACGACACCTGCAGCATGGGTGGAGGCATGGCGCGGCATACCTTCGACACGAGTCGCCATATTTAGCAGTTCTGCAGTTTTTGGCTGTTTTTGGACCAGAGCCTGAAGCTCAGCGCTGCTTTTAAGCGCTTCGGCAAGCGTCATGCCATTTTGAGCCGGAATCATTTTGGCGGCACGATCCACATCACCGTAAGGTAAGTTCAGTACTCTTCCTACATCACGAACGGCCCCCTTAGCAGCCATCGTACCAAAAGTAATAATTTGGGCAACATGCTCATGCCCATATTTGTCCACGACATAAGTGATAACCTCTTCACGCCGCTC includes:
- the ytvI gene encoding sporulation integral membrane protein YtvI, giving the protein MNILNPQLVHQIFRGIWVAVILFLIGLFLYKVTPLVYPFLFGWAIAYLLNPLVNVLQRRAKFPRWLAVTFSMLLFFSATVTCITLFVANIVVEIGTLSEKLQVQINQWAGMYNNFINSPEFQNMVSWVNDFYDKNPQYQDTINKNLTSTANTLAGFSKDSISYILNTIVKLLTSLPNIATLAIITLLATFFISKDWYKIITRYSGIFSETILKVSKLIRSDLQKALFGYLRAQLILVSLTALVVIIGLLILRVDYAITIGLLTGLADLMPYLGTGAVMVPWILYVFFAQGNIYLGIGLSILYGVILVLRQIVEPKVLASSVGLDPLATLIALFVGLKLFGLVGLIIGPVTLVILSAFYRARIFHDIALYVHKGSISEK
- the pyk gene encoding pyruvate kinase; the protein is MRKTKIVCTIGPASESLENLKRLMEAGMNVARLNFSHGDFEEHGARIHNIREASKETGKTVAILLDTKGPEIRTGKLKEEPIELIQDNHIILTTEEILGDAERVSVTYKDLPRDVHVGSTILVDDGLIGLLVVNVRGTEIDCRIVNGGQLKSKKGVNVPGVKIKLPGITEKDTNDIIFGIQQDVDFIAASFVRKASDVMEIRELLERYGAPHIQIISKIENQEGVENLDEILEVSDGLMVARGDLGVEIPAEEVPIVQKQMIKKCNMVGKPVITATMMLDSMQRNPRPTRAEASDVANAVFDGTDAVMLSGETAAGKYPVESVLTMARIAIRAEDALEYREIFIRTAQAQQTTVTEAISQAVANSALELGAKAILTATESGYTARMVSKYRPKSPIVAVTPNDQVIRRLCLVWGVMPVKGETCKTTDQLFDLAVDSSIKSGLVSLGDIVIITAGVPVGRSGTTNLIKVHHVGEMIAKGTGIGMQNATGKVVTARTPEEAVSKMTDGAILVTVSTDKEYMPAVQRAGALITEVGGITSHAAVVALSLGIPVIVGVNHALDLIEDGMEVSIYPEVGVIYSGRAKVL
- the accA gene encoding acetyl-CoA carboxylase carboxyl transferase subunit alpha, translating into MAGEMPFEQPLAEMRSKIEELRRFGAEKQIDFSEEIRRLEDRYAQLEDELYTDMTTAQKMQLARHPHRPTTMDYIQTIFTDFVELHGDRLYGDDLAMVGGLAKLNGIPVTVVGHQKGKDTKDNIARNFSMPHPEGFRKALRLMRQADKFRRPIITFIDTKGAFPGKAAEERGQAEAIARNLLEMATFRVPIICIVIGEGGSGGALALGVGNKVLMLENAIYSVITPEGAASILYKDASKSIHAAEAMRITADQILELGVVDSVIPEPKGGAHRDLAVQAESIKAEIWQHLEPLLSLSEEELVEDRYRKFREIGRFTFIQEGNHA
- the accD gene encoding acetyl-CoA carboxylase, carboxyltransferase subunit beta — encoded protein: MLKDLFQKRKYATIPSEKTKREIPEGLMNKCPKCGTIQTSKELEKNLKVCTACSYHYKLSAVERIQMTLDEGLIEEYDEDMISEDPLRFPDYPDKLVKAKDSTGLQDAIMTGEGTVGGYPVVVAVMSFDFMGGSLGSVVGEKITRAIEAARQKRLPILIFSTSGGARMQESILSLMQMAKTSAAVAKLNKDGGLFISVITDPTFGGVSASFAMLGDIIISEPATSFGFTGRRVIEQTIGQKLPDNFQTAEFNLQHGQLDKVVSRKDMRPTLIKLLDMHVVKEEVKHGG
- a CDS encoding glutamate decarboxylase; protein product: MWTVIYIAPTAKIAERIKLKLSEEGFLVQIRGINLSKNQFEILVPEGELEEVQEVLNSILHR
- a CDS encoding DNA polymerase III subunit alpha codes for the protein MSSFVHLHVHSEYSLLDGAARIEDLAERASELGMTSLALTDHGVMYGAVAFYKACKQRGIKPIIGCEVYFTAGSIADKGTRQEQPIYHLILLAKNEQGYKNLMKLCSIGHLQGFHYKPRIDPHYLALHAEGLICLSSCLGSEVSQHLLHDRKEEAKKSALRYRDIFGEDFFLEIQDHGMVEQKKVMHAMIELSRETGIPLIATNDSHYVREPDHVVQDILLCIGTGKTVDDPDRLKFSSNQLYLKSDEEMKRLFAHVPEAIANTIVVADRCQLELEFGQSILPRFRPIPDGLSAAEYLKQLCQEGLEQRYQMKPDWVSSGTDRQDRLEYRAMVEDRLSYELGVIESMGFSDYFLIVWDFIRFAHDHQIMTGPGRGSSAGSLVAYVLKITDVDPIQYKLLFERFLNPERVSMPDIDIDFSDERREEVITYVVDKYGHEHVAQIITFGTMAAKGAVRDVGRVLNLPYGDVDRAAKMIPAQNGMTLAEALKSSAELQALVQKQPKTAELLNMATRVEGMPRHASTHAAGVVISREPLTDYVPLQAGTEQTALTQYTMEHLEAIGLLKMDFLGLRTLSIIERTLAWIKELEGVAVDFSLLDMNDDPLTYELLGKGEAAGIFQLEGKGVKRVLKDLKPSEFEDIISVLALYRPGPMEFIPKYIQGKHGKIQIDYPHPDLEPILRDTYGIIVYQEQIMQIASLMAGFSLGEADLLRRAVSKKKREVLDQEREHFVSGSLGQGYQVDEANLVYDMIVRFADYGFPRAHATAYGVLAFQTAYLKAHYPKYFMASMLTAVMGNHRKVAEYIDECRRMKLETLPPDVNGSGVVFTPVISAETGGSEAIRFGLAAIKNVGTQAIEAILSERKNGPFVSLLDFCRRVDLRVCNKRVMESLIQGGAFDTLSGHRAQLLAMLEETIASATKWRKERDDLQLHLFGFVEEPNWKVDIPDIAPMSQTKQLELERELLGLYVSGHPLDAYGDLLEELDAEKLHELAELPDHSEVIVAGMVLSSKTIVTKKGQPMAFMELEDRIEKVEVVLFPETWKEHAPLVQKGRLLLVRAKLQLQDEEPPKLLAEQLTALDDPVGIQRLRRQPRTVAATATGAGTRSAAVRPAAAPAAPGREPSRAAAPPARTSPARPQAAGQSGTAAAAPKEQRVYVKIAADFEQPHKLQQLKTLLKLHTGPLGVVLFYERDQRLLALSDQYHVKPSPDLFRLVETIMGKESVRVK